The Glycine soja cultivar W05 chromosome 9, ASM419377v2, whole genome shotgun sequence sequence AAATGctataaaaaaaaggattgtAAAACATACCTGTAATGGAACTACATTAATTACAGGTTGAAGACAGTCCTCAACTTGTGGGACTTCAATTACCCTACAAGATTCATTAGGGCATACAGAGGCAGCATCCCCTTTTGAACACATAACTATCAGACGACCTCTGCGGGCATTAAGTTGCTGAATAACAGACTGCTGTTTGCTGTCAAAGATAAAATATGTCAATATCAAACTCCTAATTTCAGATAATAAAGCTACTCGACAGTCACAACCAACCTGAAGCAGGCATCACGGGTAGCTACAACAGCAATTGGGAGATTTTCATCCACTAATGCCAAAGGACCATGCTTCATTTCACCAGCAAGCATCCCTTCACTATGCATTAGTGCCACTTCCTTTACTTTCAAAGCTCCCTCGAGAGCAGTTGCATAGTTGTATCCTCTCCCAAAGACAAGAAGAGACTGCTCAGCAATCAACTGCTTGGCTAGATCCTTCATCTCCTGATCAAGCTTCAGCACCTCTCTGACTTTATCTACAATCCAACATGTTAATTAGATTACTTAGATTACTTTTACAACTGTCCTGAGAAGCTTCATGGGGCATTTGGtataatattttgaacaatacctcataaaatataatttttagcaTGATTAAAGGGTTGTCTAGAATTCCTGAAGAatctaatttctttaatttttttgtgagaAGTTTGGGGGAGGAGAGGTTACTCCTTTCCAAGCAAGCTCAATGCATGCCACAAGCCTCTGCCAGGGTTTGGTACTTGCAAACCATTTAGTTAAGGCTACCAATCAAACCAACCCACATTAACGATGATTCTATTTCTATTAATGAGTTTCCATGAAATGATGAAAACTGAGTTAAAGTAACACCCATTGGTTTTCTAGATTTCCACCTCACAATTATTCTCTTACCAAGTATGGTATATGGTTATTGGTTTCCACCTCTGCAGATATCATTGTTTTTGCTAGCACTATTCTATCACTAGTCCCTTTTAATGCTACTATTATGATATCATCACCtctatcatcattaatttatccTATAATATTTAGTTTAGAAGTTAACATTTGATATGATGCTAGTGTACATAAGTGTTtacattatcaatatttttacaaaaaatattctatttaaataatttacaaaacctGTGGGGAATACACCAATAATTAGTCAGCATATTATTATGAACTTAAGAATTTTAATACTAAAACTTCAGCACTTTACAGTAAGACCATAAGtatgtaaatttaaatctattatgttttatttttttcccccaGTATTTTAGTACTGATGTGATGGTATATCAGATAATGATATTAACTCTTATTTACTGATGTTGTCATCATAGGTATATTTTCGAGTAGCCAACATATTCACCCTAGAGAATcgaattttaaaacttaagaaTCATTAGAAATTATACTCTAATAGGACAGGACATGTAGGATTAACCAGACACTGCAAAATGTACAAAATTCACAGCCAGTAGAAACTCACTTGGCAGGTCAAAAAGACCATCTATGATAGCTTCTCTTCTGGCTTGATTTGAAATTGTATCGCCTCCTATTGCAAGAGCTAACATGACCATCACTACTATTTGACTTGTATATGCCTACAGTAGTTATAAATGCATGAGAGTAAAACATTGGTTAAACAAGTAATAAgacaatataaaatgaaatgaagaaaacaacaTCCTTAAATGCAACATTTACCTTGGTACTTGCCACACCAATCTCAGCACCAGCATTTATATGAACACCACAATGTGTATTCCTTGCTATTGCACTACCAACAGTGTTTGTTATCCCAACACACAATGCACCATTGTCTAAAGCATATTGCAGTGCAAGTAAAGTGTCTGCAGTTTCACCAGATTGACTAACAAAAACGGCAGTATCCTCCCGGTATATTGGTCCCTCCCGATCCAATAGATCACTAGCAATTTCCATAGTAACAGGAACacctataataataaataaaatataataaaacattgcAAGAATGTGCATACTTTTAATcagcaaaacttaaaatacaGGATCACTGACCAGAAAGTTCTTCCAAGATGGGTCTAGCTGCCAAAGCAGCATTATAACTTGTACCACAACCAATGAAAAGTATCCTTCTACTTCGCCTAATTGTTTTGAGGTGATCCTTCAGCCCACCCAACAGAACAGACTTGGATTTGTTAGATCCTCGATGTATAAGCCTCCCCCTCATTGTGGTTGTTAGAGACTCTGGCTGCTCATGAATTTCCTTTTGCATATAATGCTCATAATTACCTTTATTTATTTGCTCAACCTCCATCTCTAGAACAGATAATGCACGTCGCACTGAGAAAGCTCTGGAAAGAGAAGCGCCATGTTCTCCCATGTCATTCTCATATTTCAAAATAGAAACCCCACCATCCTGGCAACCATTTCAATGTAAGAACAATATATTGTATTCAAATTGACATGATTATAACCAACAAAGAAAATGGCATGTAA is a genomic window containing:
- the LOC114425152 gene encoding glutamine--fructose-6-phosphate aminotransferase [isomerizing] 2-like, yielding MCGIFAYLNYDVNRDRRYILQVLFNGLSRLEYRGYDSAGIAIDDSNFSPLVFRQEGNIESLVKSVYQEVGETELNLGECFGTHAGIAHTRWATHGEPAPRNSHPQTSGPGNEFLVVHNGVITNYEVLKETLLRHGFTFESETDTEVIPKLAKFVYDKANEAAGGQVVTFSQVVLEVMRHLEGAYALIFKSLHYPNELIACKRGSPLLLGVKELTENKENSSAFEDNKFLSKDGKPRELFLSSDANAVVEHTKKVLVIEDGEVVHLKDGGVSILKYENDMGEHGASLSRAFSVRRALSVLEMEVEQINKGNYEHYMQKEIHEQPESLTTTMRGRLIHRGSNKSKSVLLGGLKDHLKTIRRSRRILFIGCGTSYNAALAARPILEELSGVPVTMEIASDLLDREGPIYREDTAVFVSQSGETADTLLALQYALDNGALCVGITNTVGSAIARNTHCGVHINAGAEIGVASTKAYTSQIVVMVMLALAIGGDTISNQARREAIIDGLFDLPNKVREVLKLDQEMKDLAKQLIAEQSLLVFGRGYNYATALEGALKVKEVALMHSEGMLAGEMKHGPLALVDENLPIAVVATRDACFSKQQSVIQQLNARRGRLIVMCSKGDAASVCPNESCRVIEVPQVEDCLQPVINVVPLQLLAYHLTVLRGHNVDQPRNLAKSVTTQ